Within the Nicotiana tabacum cultivar K326 chromosome 11, ASM71507v2, whole genome shotgun sequence genome, the region ATAAAAGTGCGAATTTACTCGTAAGGTTTACTTGGAATCTTGCAAGACATAACCATTGAAACAGCTTCCGCAAATCTCCATTTCCAAATCTCAACTCCCCACCCcaaacacaatatatatatatatatatactaatgtAGTAGAAGCAGGTGCAGGAGTACAAGTAGGAGTACAAGTATATAAGGAGTGTATAAAGAAGTGTGATAGTGTCAATTTCATAAGCAATCAGCCTGCCACCCTCTCTCTGGTCGGCAACGAAGCTTCAGGTGACTGTTGAGTGTATGTGGTTTGTGTGTCTCTTGTCTCTGTCTGTCCCCATCAACACACTCTGTTCTCTTTATCCCCCTACCCCCACTGCACCCacccctctttctctctctctttttactGTTTTTTATGTTGTCTAAATTCTAAGCAACCCTCCTATTCGCTCCTTCTCTTCAAGTAAAATCACATTTCTTTTTTCCCTATTGCATTGATCTGATAACATGGAAGCTCGGCTTTGTATTTTCATGTCAAAACCTTTATTTTGAAGGTAAACGTATCTTCTACCTTCTCTCTTATCATGcttttcctctttttcattttctgaaaAGTAATGGGGTTTCTCAGGCACAACTAACCAAGTCATTTCAAGAGTCTCTATGTAAATTATTCCTTCTTTTAATTTATGGGTTTTCACTAGATATGTAGTCAGTCTAAATTGAACAAATCCTAAAGAATTGtatcatttttcttctctatctCTGTTTCTCTCCCCCTCTTTCCTTGTTTCAAAACTCTAATACTTGGAACCTTTTTTGTTGTTACAGAACGAGATTCGGGGAAAAGTTAGCATTTTTATTTGTTTGGAGGTTAAGAATAAGGGAGAATGATTAATATTATGAATCCAGTAAACAAACCTATGAATGAAGTGGAGAAAGGATTGGATCCTCAGTTATGGCATGCCTGTGCTGGTGGTATGGTCCAAATGCCACCACTGAACTCAAAAGCCTTTTACTTTCCTCAGGGACATGCTGAACATGCCCACAAGAATGTTGATTTTGGGGTTTTCCCTAAAATTCCACCACTTACTCTTTGTAGAGTGTCATCCATTAGGTACTTGGCTGATACTGAGACTGATGAGGTCTATGCCAAGATAAGATTGATTCCATTAAAAGGCAACGAATGTGATGTTGAAGATGATGCTGGATTTCTAGGGCTTGATAAGAATGAGAATCAAGAGAAACCTAATTCATTTGCCAAGACATTGACACAGTCTGATGCTAACAATGGTGGGGGGTTTTCTGTGCCAAGATATTGCGCTGAGACCATATTTCCACGGCTGGATTACTCGGCTGAGCCTCCTGTCCAGACCATTTTGGCTAAGGATGTTCATGGGGAGGTTTGGAAGTTTAGGCATATTTATAGGGGGACACCAAGGCGGCATCTTTTAACGACTGGATGGAGCAATTTTGTGAACCAGAAGAAGCTTGTTGCAGGGGATTCGATTGTGTTCTTGAGGGCGGAAAATGGGGATCTCTGTGTTGGGATCCGGAGGGCGAAGAGGGGGATTGGTAGCGGACCAGAGGTGCCCTCCGGATGGAATACTGGACCAGGGAATTATGCCTCTTCACTGTATCATGGGTTTCCTGGGTTCTTGAGTGAAGATGAGAAGAAGTTCATCCGAAATGGTCAGGCAGCAAAGTCTGATGATGGTATAAGGGGAAAAGGTAAAGTTAGAGCTGAATCTGTCGTTGAAGCAGCAAAACTTGCTGCCTGTGGCCAGCCATTTGAGGTGGTTTACTATCCCCGAGCAAGCACTCCGGAGTTTGTCGTCAAGGCCTCTGCGGTAAGAGCTGCAATGAGAGTCCAATGGTCTTCTGGGATGAGGTTCAAAATGCCTTTCGAGACAGAAGATTCCTCAAGGATAAGCTGGTTCATGGGGACCATATCTTCTGTTCATGTTGAGGACCCCATCCACTGGCCAAATTCTCCATGGCGCCTTCTCCAGGTAACGTCTTAGTCTTTTTTATACGTCCTGGTTTCCATTTACAGACATTCAAATTCTTTATGTTCATTCTTAAGTCATTATAGTTCAGAAAGTCGCATtctagtatgcagtttgattgcCTCTTGTATGATAATGTTTAGCTCATCTCAAGTTTAGCTAATTCAAAACTTAAAAGGACAAAACTTCTAGTTTTTGACCTTATCAAGCCTTTTTTTAGTTAAGAATGTCCGCGTTTGATGAAGTGACTTTGGAAACCTTTCTAGTTGGTGTTCGTCTAGAGTAAGTATTTAATAGTCAAAGGGAGGATGCTAAAAGCTTTAAGTCCGCAACATTCCTGAGGTTCTAATAAGAATCAGCAAGTTCCTTTCTTTTTATAGTTTTGTTGTGATCCGCGGTTTCTCATTTTGCTAATTCCTGAGCAGGTGCATTGGGATGAGCCAGATTTGCTTCAAAATGTGAAGAGAGTGAGTCCATGGTTGGTTGAATTGGTATCAAATATGCCTCCCATCCATCTCTCTCCGTTCTCACCCCCACGAAAGAAGTTGAGGCTTCCACAACCCCCTGAATTTCCCATGGTTGGGCAACTCTCGATGTCTTCACTTCTCAACAACCCTTTAAGCCCCAGCAGCCCTTTGTGTTGTATATCGGACAACATTCCTGCAGGCATACAGGGAGCCAGGCATGCTCAGTGTGGATTATCGTCATCAGATCTCCACTTCAACAAACTGCAGGCAGGGCTACTGCCATTCGGATTCAAAGAACTCGAACGTTCTGTCCCGCCTTCTAGACTTCTTAAAGGCGGCAGCTTCATGACCAGTTTTGACAATGATGAGAATATCTCTTGCCTATTAACCATGGGTAATACCTCTCCCACTTCAACGAAACGTAAGGAAACACAAACACCGACGTTCATGTTATTCGGTAGACCAATTCTTACCGAGCAGCAGATGTCCCTGAGCTGCTCTAGTGAAACAGTTGGCAACAGTTTATCTAATGGGAATCCGGAGAAGATGATGAATCTCTCCGAGGGTTCAGGATCAGCTGTTATCCATAATGGTCCACCAGAAAATTCTTCAGGTGAGGTACTTCCTTGGTATAAAGATCAGAAACTTGAATTTAGAATGGAGACCGGTCACTGCAAGGTTTTCATGGAATCCGAGGATGTAGGTCGAACACTTGACCTTTCAGTCCTTGGATCGTATGAAGAATTGTATAAAAAGCTAGCTGACATGTTTGGTGTTGGAACATCAGAGATGCTAAGCAATGTGCTTTATCAAGACTTAACCGGCACTGTTAAGCACACTGGAGACGAACCATTCAGGTGAAGTTCTAACCACAGATTCCTTTATGTTCGTTTTATTCATGTTCACATGGGGCAGTTATTGAAATTGTCCTTTCGCTTTTTTTTGCGCTTGCAGTCAGTTTGTGAAGACAGCAAGAAGGCTTACCATCTTAACAGATTCTGGCAGCGATAACATACGGAGATAGAGACTGATGAATATTGATCCTTGTTAATTGTACAGTTGATTGCTACAATAGTAGTTTCAACCTACTTCCTTTTCTGCTTTGAGTTGTTTTTAAGAGTTGAAGGGGAAATCTCTCCTTCAACCTGTGTTTAGCAAATTGGACACTGAAGACAGATTCAgctttgtttgatattttcaatctACCTGGATTTCATCTTGCAGCTTTTTTGTTGATCTTACAAGAATGCAGTTTTTTCATTCAGCATCTATTGACAATGTAGAAATTAAAAACTAGTAAATGGAACATGATGCTAGATTAATGTGTACAAAACTGAATATGCTGGCGATATTTCTTCATTCTTACATTGTATACGTTCAAAATTTTGAAACTCATCAGTTGACTTGTCACCTACCTCACCCGCACTCCATCACCCTATCCACAGGGAAAAACAGAAAAACAACAACTCCGACGACCCAGTAAAAtttcactaatggggtctggggaggatagtatgtacgcagaccttacccctaccccgagggagtagagagattgtttccaaagcccctcggctcaaaaagacgaaaagagacaatatcgGTACCACCAATAGAAACCATATGAAGAATAACATCATGAAAATGAGAAAGTAATGCAAAGCAAAAGTGATAGACAGTACATAGACTCGGCACTATGGAAAACGAAagagtagtaagacacaacattgccactggCTGACTTTGACAAAAATCCTACCAGACTAGCCTCATAAAGGTACAAAGTAAGGAAAAACTCAattacctcctaacctacaaccctaatactcgacatCCACAActttctatcaagggtcatgtcctcggaaatctgaagcctccATGTCTTACCTAatcacctctctccaatacttcttAGATCGTTCtatacctcttctcgtgccctccaaaGCCAGCCACTCACAGCTTCGCTTCCCGTATCTTGTCTCAACAAAAAGAAACCTTTTTAGTGTGTTTAAATTTTAGGTAGCTTTGCACTATAAGAACGCCACATTGTCctacctcccccccccccctctcctcCACCCACAAAAAAAAGTGCTTGTGACAAAAATTTACAAGTAAAAAAATAAAGATGAATGGTTTGGGGTGTCAGTGAGTGGAGTCCGGAACCCaattgtggttcttttggactcaaattacgtaaataagtgtaaaaaaattACCTTTCTATATATAACGCCAAAATACGCCACGTTATACCTTAACGGTAACTTTTACCATTAAGGTATAGCGTGGCGTATTTTGGCGCTATATATACTGACGATTTGACTGACAGGTATAGCGTGCTGTATTTTTACGCTATATGTATAGCGTAAAAATACATCACGATATACCCTTGATtatgggcccaccaataagttaaatgacataacaataattcaaatgtgTATAGCGCATATTTAAAGAGTGTCATACATCAAAAATTTCACCCCTCCCCCCCTCTCtggctagccatttcctatataaagggatTAGGATTTTAGGAAAATCCATTCACAAAAAATTCTAACTTCCATTCAAtcttttcttcttgttaaattctcaagcatttttttataatgtctgaagagcgtagaataagtttcattatattggggggtgaggtgatggagaataactctgtgagggtCATGTTAAAttaccacttacaatggagtacgataaattgatatcgttgttatgcaaaaaaatgagtgtgaggaaacattcagtgatacttaaagtaaccggaagatattcGTATTCCATCACTCCGCAAGGGGctgctttttactcggagttaaacatctacgatgatgaaactttgagggattttctgaggactccggatgaataccgggaatttcttgtaatcaaaATGTTGGATATGTACGTCAAGGTCGAAGACATTCCCAACAATGAGGttgccggacaggttccggatgaaagagtttcccttgatttaaacttatcaccgcaTGTTTtacataattcacaagacgagtggtatacttcaattttcataattcctttgtgttacgatgtacatttttgttctattgaatttgtattaacgctcatacATTTAACAGGGGAtaccggccggatatgaattttacaaattatgaacccaagcatagttttggtgtgttggatcatggtggtccatccggtagtcatcacctaaaTGAAAATGtccatttgtcacgacccaaaccgaagggccgcgacgggcacccggtgccttactcaaccgagtaccaacgtaacatatctttcttatcatgttatcatgagtaaatgagccaaaaaaaacccgtcatgagataacaagaataaaacataagggaatactcaacatatgaagacccaacatgatatacaaactaatatatgtgacatacgggcctataaggccgacatgaccattagtaaactcgaaacataggccgacaaggccatacaattatccatacacctgacatctgtctacaagcctctaagagtacatcaaatcataaaggccgggacagggtcctgccataccaatcaatacatatccaaagcatactgaccaaataggcaactccggagcaagtggagtgcaccaacaccttcgctgagctgatagcctactaggaggactgtcaacctaacaatcgggacctgcgggcatgaaatgcagcgtccccaggaaaaagggacatcagtacgaataaagtaccgagtatgttaggcaagAAAGCATacataagaacagtaatgtaaagagagagataaaggagataccacctgtaacatctgagtgcctcttgGGGCTAtaatatgaaatgcataatacatatatatacataaactttttaaaacattcacctttgtgggcatcatcatcatcatatcgtacccggcctcaaagaggactcggtaaaagcgtacccgaccattataaggttcggtagaatcgtacccgtccacgtggagctcggtaaacccaactgatcggtggttgcacaatatgtgtcgtacccggccgactatagcgcgactcggtagagtaaaatagatacatatacataatgcatgctcgactcatggaatcacattctaaatcttttggagtgacttaagaacattatggacatccctaccatcaatatgaaccttagtaggatttaaggatcatacacacttgtttagaataattttataaggaaagaacaacatggacaaccttagttgctaggagtagagtcattatgaaaaatagcgtatcgtttatgttcatttcattttagatcatgccaaaagaaagaagaaagtgtcttaacataccttaaacccatttagtccttaatcacttccaagaaactcttcaaacaagtcaactcaatctatcatagtataaggagattcaaaatcagtgttgagcaaaggctaagtctataacttaagctaatagctcgtttacgtaaattttggaagcatctcccttgtaacaagggcctcctccaataccatatacaaacaaaaatgaccagagcaatccatcaatacataattatcaatatcaagacaccatataacaacaacaagtcacaactacattatgacgagcggcaagctccgattggaatccgtataccccttatcaatccttatagacttcttacttcaacataaaagtatcattaacatgataatgaagtcattaatcaatgattccatccttaaaccatatatttataacaacgaaaataatccacaacttcaactatcctcaattagcaactttattcactagttcatgtctagcccatccatttaacttaatcaacatcaagataaccttaggcacaagcaagatcacaatatacatacattaatttcaagtcaaaatccaagttatattcagtttacaacaaccctcaatagcaatacaacaccatagaagtgacttaagttaatccaagtattatcttgtagtttatcatcctaacaacttaacaaACATATaagcaagattaagcacaattagtaggctgttatactcaccttagacagcagcaacaacttggaatttcattcaaatacagcccacaacaatcctcaatgacaacacaacctcaaagaggtgttgttcttcactagaactaagttttgatgttgaaatatggtgtaatcactttggaatcacttcaaacccttgtggtatatgtttagaaGGGTTaagagaagtttggagacgaatattagttgaaaatgagcaaaaataggcgtccaaatcgtttataaattgaagtaggtcaaccaccgcctaagtgggtcccattgggagctgcttgcgcggtctcgcgaaaacacgaatatctctctactctgatatcGTATTGAAGAacagtttaatgagttagaaactatactcatagatattcaatttggtaggtagaacaccccattattccaagtatatttggagaaattctcagatacatttgacctaaatttcagcaaatttatgaatgtaacttgtgatgacctttgccaactcttgttccacaacttgcttgccttcaaaatgtagaaaatgaatatcatacgactaaaataactcatagaataacctccttatcatgtaagaaccctagtctcaccccaaagtacttgttataacattccaaacttgtcgacttttgacgaaacttattttcttcaaatggtttagcttctaagatttccaaccctcttggtactcgttattcatgatcttaaatatttgtaacctacaaggtaacatgattaacttactttattttcttccaaatataatctcatttccgaacttacatcaatgacttacgacgtattctcacgtatgaaaacttggggtgtaacaccaTCATGGAATTTTATCatattacgacttgtaagtgaagtgatacaaCTATATGGAAAGTAATTATTAATTTCAatagcttattattttgttgattgtgtagtgaaacgagcaagttgaaccatatgtactcactcaattgcccgaagacgacgtattaaatcgggatctggtagatgcacagagtgaggaagagaacagtgaTTACGACAATAATGCTGATGAATCTGGAGACGAGACACCCTTTCCTCATGAGGATGGTGATAAGGAGGATAAGAAGGAAGGACCTGATTCGACGAGAGAGTATGCTTCATCCCCCCTAGACGAAGTGTGTACGAGTCCcaagtgtcgtttcattcaagggagattccttacctTGATAACTTGCCAAGCATGCCGGATatggaagctctcacaagggattttgatgaaatttggATAGCAATATTGGATgaatctagaccaacggtgctggcaaagggcatgctttttcctgataaagcgtgcgtaagcagggcttgtaaaatgcacagcgtaaaagagtgtcgtgagatgacggtatgggagtcaagtccggttgtatacaaggttgtttgtcgcAGGTGATTTTGGCCATGTCATTGGATGTTGCGTGTGAGCAAGAAGAAGACAGGTCTGtggggtaaatacattcccacccacacatgcgaaatggacacattcaacgggaatcacttcaacttggatattgacttgatttctcttgtctttattccacacattgaagcgtccataaggtataaaatcaaagagtgcattataTCAGTCCACCAGGGACATGGccataccattaccaaaagaaataTATATCTCGGGTGCAAACGGGCATTTGATATagtctatggtaactgggataagtcatttgcagctcTGCCTAGGTACATGGCTGCACTGCAGCAGTTTAACCCCGGGacggttgttgaatggaagcttgagcggagttcgGGTAA harbors:
- the LOC107772993 gene encoding auxin response factor 16; translated protein: MINIMNPVNKPMNEVEKGLDPQLWHACAGGMVQMPPLNSKAFYFPQGHAEHAHKNVDFGVFPKIPPLTLCRVSSIRYLADTETDEVYAKIRLIPLKGNECDVEDDAGFLGLDKNENQEKPNSFAKTLTQSDANNGGGFSVPRYCAETIFPRLDYSAEPPVQTILAKDVHGEVWKFRHIYRGTPRRHLLTTGWSNFVNQKKLVAGDSIVFLRAENGDLCVGIRRAKRGIGSGPEVPSGWNTGPGNYASSLYHGFPGFLSEDEKKFIRNGQAAKSDDGIRGKGKVRAESVVEAAKLAACGQPFEVVYYPRASTPEFVVKASAVRAAMRVQWSSGMRFKMPFETEDSSRISWFMGTISSVHVEDPIHWPNSPWRLLQVHWDEPDLLQNVKRVSPWLVELVSNMPPIHLSPFSPPRKKLRLPQPPEFPMVGQLSMSSLLNNPLSPSSPLCCISDNIPAGIQGARHAQCGLSSSDLHFNKLQAGLLPFGFKELERSVPPSRLLKGGSFMTSFDNDENISCLLTMGNTSPTSTKRKETQTPTFMLFGRPILTEQQMSLSCSSETVGNSLSNGNPEKMMNLSEGSGSAVIHNGPPENSSGEVLPWYKDQKLEFRMETGHCKVFMESEDVGRTLDLSVLGSYEELYKKLADMFGVGTSEMLSNVLYQDLTGTVKHTGDEPFSQFVKTARRLTILTDSGSDNIRR